A single Nostoc sp. PCC 7107 DNA region contains:
- the drmD gene encoding DISARM system SNF2-like helicase DrmD, whose amino-acid sequence MSVVTGQIVRVRSRQYLVEDVVAKPLVKEDTLVCLSCLEDDALGEQLEVLWEREVDAKVIGKTSWESIVNRGFDNPRLFSAYLHTLRWNCVTSTDPKLFQAPYRAGIEVKAYQLEPLRKALLMPRVGLFIADDVGLGKTIEAGLILREMLMRQKVRRVVISCPPSVVRQWQEEMESRFGLTFVIFDREFVASRRQERGYGINPWTTHSRFIISHALLRDETYAAPLRDWLGDFAGASMLILDEAHNAAPASGAKYAVDSQLTRTVRDIAPRFEHKLFLSATPHNGHSNSFAALLEILDPQRFCRGVPVRDRKLLDTVMVRRLKQDLREIGEEFPERRVIPIVIDHLPEDAPELKLSRLLQEYRNLREERLKEASKSTQNAAMLVITSLQKRLLSSIEAFARTLKVHRVAIEKQSINPSASLRDATRTLRASRSGNAIDNLPLLLESPGADDERAELAEEEVQAEEDTQVTVATGQAASFGLSSRELEILEEMTDVANQARYQADPRVEKLVAWIKQNLCPDLGKPNAAWVEKRVIIFTEYTDTKRYLQQKLQEAIAGSDKERERIDVFHGGIGEERREAIKNAFNADPSRHPLRILIATDAAREGVNLQNNCADLFHFDVPWNPSRMEQRNGRIDRKLQRSPVVHCYYLVLAQRTEDKVLKVLVKKTETIQKELGTLSPVVQKNLSRLLEGGIRHNQVTNITACIEQADLPNLQIVNEELEENRLRREELTKQLSQLQEMLKTSRDWLGLSDEHFRNAISASLEILGATPLAPVDSNEACQDSATARWTLPPLDQRADPTWANTFDTLRPPRKKGQKPWEWRREAAIRPVVFRDPGSLDGDVVHLHLEHRVVQRLLGRFLAQGFLHDELTRACVCLTDDPIPKVLALGRLSVYGQGASRLHDEVIAIAAEWSDPAARGRKKLQPLNEGEKDNVLALLEDSLASPRLQKASQTIKELLKQNAAQDIADLIPHLERRANILAQRAEKKLTERGKKEAVEMKKILEQQQQRISQRKKEIEETKAIQLTIPKLSIPFVEFPVEEKRQLDADCRHWEERLKKLVEEINSEPARIEASYEVKAVRVEPVGLIYLWPVSG is encoded by the coding sequence ATGAGTGTTGTTACCGGTCAAATTGTGCGAGTGCGATCGCGGCAGTATCTTGTAGAAGATGTAGTGGCTAAACCTTTGGTGAAGGAAGACACTTTAGTTTGCCTCTCATGTCTAGAAGATGATGCGCTAGGGGAACAGTTAGAAGTTCTCTGGGAAAGAGAAGTTGATGCCAAAGTCATAGGTAAAACTTCCTGGGAATCTATAGTAAACCGAGGTTTTGACAATCCGCGTTTATTTTCGGCTTATCTCCACACTCTGCGCTGGAACTGCGTTACCTCCACTGACCCGAAACTTTTTCAAGCACCTTACAGAGCAGGTATTGAAGTCAAAGCTTACCAACTTGAACCGCTACGCAAGGCTTTATTAATGCCGAGAGTTGGTTTATTTATCGCTGACGATGTTGGATTGGGGAAAACCATTGAAGCCGGACTGATTTTAAGAGAAATGTTGATGCGGCAAAAAGTTCGCCGTGTCGTTATCTCCTGTCCGCCGTCAGTTGTACGGCAATGGCAAGAAGAAATGGAAAGCCGTTTCGGGCTAACTTTTGTGATTTTTGACCGTGAGTTTGTAGCTAGTCGTCGTCAAGAACGGGGTTATGGAATTAACCCTTGGACAACTCACAGCCGCTTTATCATTTCTCATGCGTTGTTACGCGATGAAACCTATGCTGCACCTTTGCGTGATTGGTTGGGAGATTTTGCAGGCGCATCAATGCTGATTCTGGATGAAGCACACAATGCAGCCCCAGCTAGTGGTGCGAAGTATGCTGTAGATTCTCAGTTAACACGCACTGTCCGCGATATAGCACCACGGTTTGAACATAAGCTGTTCCTTTCTGCTACTCCTCATAATGGTCATTCCAATAGCTTTGCAGCTTTGTTAGAAATCCTTGACCCGCAACGATTTTGTCGAGGTGTACCCGTGCGCGATCGCAAGCTTTTAGATACGGTGATGGTGCGGCGGTTAAAGCAAGATTTACGAGAGATTGGCGAAGAGTTTCCCGAACGGCGGGTTATTCCTATTGTCATCGATCATCTTCCAGAAGATGCACCGGAATTGAAGCTATCGCGGTTACTGCAAGAGTATCGTAACCTGCGGGAAGAACGGCTAAAGGAAGCATCGAAATCAACCCAAAATGCGGCGATGTTAGTAATTACCTCGCTGCAAAAGCGTCTGCTGTCTTCCATTGAAGCTTTTGCACGCACTTTGAAAGTTCATCGGGTGGCGATTGAAAAGCAATCTATTAACCCTTCGGCTTCTCTACGAGACGCTACGCGAACGCTCAGGGCTAGCCGTTCTGGAAACGCCATCGATAATTTACCGTTGCTGTTAGAATCCCCTGGTGCTGACGATGAACGGGCTGAACTAGCGGAAGAAGAAGTACAAGCAGAAGAAGATACTCAGGTAACGGTTGCTACTGGGCAGGCTGCAAGCTTTGGGTTAAGCAGTCGGGAATTGGAAATTTTAGAAGAGATGACCGATGTAGCCAACCAAGCTAGATATCAAGCAGACCCACGAGTTGAAAAGTTAGTGGCTTGGATTAAACAAAATCTCTGTCCTGATTTGGGTAAACCTAATGCTGCTTGGGTAGAGAAGCGAGTCATTATATTTACTGAATATACAGACACTAAACGCTACTTGCAGCAAAAACTCCAAGAAGCGATCGCTGGCTCAGATAAAGAACGCGAGCGCATCGATGTATTTCATGGTGGTATTGGAGAAGAACGCCGGGAAGCTATCAAAAATGCCTTCAATGCTGACCCATCGCGTCACCCCCTCCGCATTCTCATAGCCACGGATGCAGCAAGGGAAGGAGTAAACCTGCAAAACAATTGTGCTGACCTATTCCATTTTGATGTGCCTTGGAACCCATCACGGATGGAACAGCGTAACGGACGTATTGACAGGAAATTACAGCGATCGCCTGTTGTTCACTGCTACTACCTTGTTTTAGCGCAAAGGACAGAGGACAAAGTATTGAAAGTGCTGGTGAAGAAGACCGAAACAATTCAAAAAGAATTGGGGACGCTTTCGCCAGTTGTGCAGAAGAATTTATCGCGGTTGCTGGAAGGTGGTATTCGCCACAATCAGGTAACTAATATTACTGCTTGCATAGAACAAGCCGATTTACCTAACTTACAGATAGTAAACGAGGAACTCGAAGAAAATCGACTACGGAGAGAAGAATTAACCAAGCAATTATCCCAGCTACAAGAGATGCTGAAAACATCGCGGGATTGGTTGGGACTGAGTGACGAACACTTCCGTAATGCTATTTCCGCTTCTTTAGAAATTCTCGGCGCGACTCCTCTGGCCCCAGTCGATAGTAATGAAGCTTGCCAAGATTCTGCTACTGCACGCTGGACGCTTCCACCCCTGGATCAACGTGCAGACCCCACATGGGCTAATACTTTTGATACCCTCAGACCGCCACGTAAAAAAGGACAAAAGCCTTGGGAATGGCGACGGGAAGCAGCAATTCGTCCGGTAGTATTTCGTGACCCTGGTTCATTGGATGGGGATGTAGTTCACCTGCATTTAGAACATCGGGTTGTACAGCGTCTTTTAGGGAGATTTTTAGCCCAAGGATTTTTACATGATGAATTAACCCGCGCTTGCGTTTGTCTGACTGATGACCCAATTCCGAAAGTTCTCGCCTTGGGACGGTTATCTGTTTACGGACAGGGTGCGTCACGGCTGCATGACGAAGTAATTGCGATCGCGGCGGAATGGTCTGACCCAGCAGCGAGGGGACGCAAGAAACTACAACCGTTAAACGAAGGGGAGAAAGACAACGTACTGGCGTTATTAGAAGATTCTTTAGCTTCTCCTCGTTTGCAAAAAGCATCCCAGACGATTAAAGAATTGCTGAAGCAGAATGCTGCCCAAGATATTGCTGATTTGATTCCCCATTTAGAACGCCGTGCCAATATTTTGGCTCAAAGGGCAGAGAAAAAGTTAACCGAACGGGGCAAGAAAGAAGCTGTGGAGATGAAAAAAATTCTCGAACAGCAGCAGCAGCGTATTAGCCAACGCAAAAAGGAAATTGAAGAAACCAAAGCTATCCAGTTAACGATTCCCAAGCTATCGATTCCGTTTGTAGAGTTCCCAGTCGAGGAAAAACGGCAGTTAGACGCAGACTGCCGCCACTGGGAAGAGCGACTGAAGAAACTTGTTGAGGAGATTAATTCTGAACCTGCCCGAATTGAGGCTTCCTACGAAGTTAAGGCGGTGCGAGTTGAACCAGTGGGATTGATTTATTTGTGGCCAGTTTCGGGTTAA
- a CDS encoding DNA methyltransferase, with amino-acid sequence MVKDREIQAHKEWLGFLQPVGLVVSPTALNNAQMSVNRNVVELQQRLSEIVRRDFPDDSTNYTSVISDFPTFTVEILGWQPTDLVESPEDLAVSLPEYGETLQPTYTVPDPDKGGWLMLVQVISTGTDFDRVSENIKSTGWHATPQAKFERLLREKEIPIGILCNGTELRLVYAPRGESSGHLTFPVQAMCEVSGRLILGAMQMLLEEQRVFNAPTDRRLVALLQNSRKYQNEVSTKLSEQVLDALWELLRGFQAANDHAKGLLLDDIAQNDPQHIYGGIITVLLRLVFLLYAEDEGLMPQGSIYTRNYSVTGLYERLREDAGNYPDTMEQRYGAWAWLLSLFRLVYDGGCHADLYLPARHGQLFDPDEYAFLEGRSRHTTYKEWELIEPPRISDGVIHKVLQGLLVLDGERLSYRSLDVEQIGSVYEAVMGYEVKKATTPSIGVWSKPKSAKTSVTVVVSVDEVLNTKANDRAKYLKEVAGCEISGKSLTELKQAKTAEDLIAALGRKISPQTPALLAAGSLYLQPGEERRRSGSHYTPRALTEPIVKETLRPVLEALGERPTPEQILALKVCDLAVGSGAFLVEACRQLAEKLVEAWNQHGMISEVPSDEESLLYARRLVAQRCLYGVDKNPFAVNLAKLSLWLVTLAKKHPFTFLDHALKCGDSLVGLTRDQLVKFNWEKDTTYDDKELPLFNEQINKVKFNRDEIQSLGDENYDAKRDFYQATEELLHDARLKGDLVIASFFASDKDKARKEERDGLFQKYFKWRRSPDESAEVLSISKKLRQTDKPVKAFNWEIEFPEVFDRENPGFDAIVGNPPFAGKNTAINAHMDGYMDWLKVVNSESHGNSDLVAHFYRRAFALLRKSGCFGLIATNTIAQGDTRSTGLRYICENDGTIYNAQKRLKWPGLAAVVVSVVNVIKGDYQGKKLLDGREVDLISAFLFKSGGNNNPAVLLANADKSFQGSIVLGMGFTFDDSNPDATPIAEMHHLIEKNPKNQERIFPYIGGEEVNSNPTHEHHRYVINFFDMSEDEAWEYPDLIQIVKEKVKPERDTQKRDALRIKWWQYAEKRPGLVKAIAPLEQVLVRPRTSKHHAFTFLPNRMVYSENLVILALSDACFPVIHSRVHEIWVGFTSSTLEDRQGYRSSDCFETFPFPKNWETNPTLEAIGKEYYEYRAALMVRNNQGLTDTYNRFDDPDEYDPEILKLRELHTAMDKAVLDAYGWSDIPTDCDFILDYEEEEDTENSSGRQKKKPWRYRWREEIHDEVLARLLDLNQKRAEAEILGGKGAEKGKGKGRKTTKESKNSKNKNDTVIIPGMNVD; translated from the coding sequence ATGGTTAAGGATAGAGAAATTCAAGCGCATAAAGAATGGTTGGGCTTTCTTCAGCCAGTGGGGTTGGTAGTGTCGCCAACGGCGTTAAATAATGCCCAAATGTCGGTAAATCGCAACGTTGTTGAGTTACAGCAACGGTTAAGCGAAATAGTTCGCCGAGATTTTCCTGATGACAGCACCAACTACACCTCTGTAATTTCTGACTTTCCTACTTTCACAGTTGAAATTCTTGGTTGGCAACCGACAGATTTAGTCGAGAGTCCAGAGGATTTGGCGGTATCACTACCGGAATACGGTGAGACTTTACAACCAACATATACCGTACCTGACCCAGATAAAGGTGGTTGGTTGATGCTGGTACAGGTCATTTCCACTGGTACTGACTTTGATAGAGTCAGCGAGAATATCAAATCTACAGGATGGCACGCCACGCCCCAAGCGAAGTTTGAGCGACTGTTGCGGGAGAAGGAAATTCCTATAGGTATTTTGTGTAACGGTACAGAATTACGTTTGGTATATGCCCCACGGGGTGAATCTTCTGGACACCTGACCTTTCCAGTACAGGCGATGTGTGAAGTGTCGGGACGGTTAATTTTGGGTGCAATGCAGATGTTGTTGGAAGAACAGCGAGTGTTCAATGCGCCCACAGACCGCCGTTTAGTAGCGTTGCTGCAAAATAGCCGCAAGTACCAAAACGAAGTTTCTACCAAGTTATCAGAACAGGTACTTGATGCGCTGTGGGAATTACTACGGGGTTTTCAAGCTGCGAATGACCATGCTAAAGGACTCTTGCTTGATGACATTGCCCAAAACGACCCTCAGCATATTTACGGAGGAATAATTACAGTTTTGCTGCGGTTGGTGTTTCTGCTGTATGCGGAAGATGAGGGATTGATGCCACAAGGTTCGATTTATACGCGCAATTATTCGGTAACTGGACTGTATGAGAGATTGCGCGAGGATGCGGGTAACTATCCTGACACGATGGAACAGCGTTATGGTGCTTGGGCGTGGTTACTCAGTCTTTTTCGCTTGGTTTATGATGGTGGTTGTCATGCTGATTTATACTTACCAGCGCGTCACGGACAGCTTTTTGACCCGGATGAGTACGCATTTTTAGAAGGTCGTTCTCGCCATACTACCTATAAAGAATGGGAGTTGATTGAACCGCCACGCATTTCTGATGGAGTCATTCACAAAGTATTGCAAGGGTTACTCGTTCTTGATGGTGAGCGTTTGTCATACCGTTCTCTAGATGTCGAGCAAATCGGATCAGTATACGAGGCGGTGATGGGTTATGAAGTCAAAAAAGCTACTACACCATCTATTGGGGTATGGAGTAAACCCAAGAGTGCGAAAACCTCTGTTACCGTCGTTGTTAGCGTCGATGAAGTTTTAAACACAAAAGCCAATGACAGGGCTAAGTATTTAAAAGAAGTAGCAGGTTGTGAAATATCCGGCAAATCACTGACGGAGTTGAAGCAAGCGAAAACCGCCGAGGATTTAATTGCTGCTTTAGGACGGAAGATATCGCCGCAAACTCCCGCTTTACTGGCGGCTGGTTCATTGTATTTGCAACCAGGGGAAGAACGGCGACGTAGTGGTTCTCATTATACGCCCCGTGCATTGACAGAACCAATTGTTAAAGAAACTCTCAGACCTGTTTTAGAAGCTTTAGGAGAACGTCCTACGCCAGAGCAAATTTTGGCTTTGAAGGTATGTGATTTAGCTGTGGGTTCAGGCGCGTTTTTGGTGGAAGCTTGTCGTCAGTTAGCTGAAAAATTGGTGGAAGCTTGGAATCAACATGGCATGATTTCAGAAGTTCCATCGGATGAAGAATCGTTACTTTATGCGCGGCGTTTGGTGGCGCAGCGTTGTTTGTATGGGGTGGATAAAAACCCGTTTGCGGTGAATTTGGCGAAGTTATCTTTGTGGTTGGTAACTTTAGCGAAGAAGCATCCTTTTACCTTTTTAGACCATGCGTTGAAATGTGGTGATTCGTTGGTAGGTTTAACCCGCGACCAACTTGTTAAGTTTAACTGGGAAAAAGATACTACCTATGATGATAAAGAATTGCCTTTATTTAATGAGCAGATAAATAAGGTTAAGTTTAATCGTGATGAAATTCAAAGCTTAGGTGATGAGAATTATGATGCGAAGCGTGATTTTTATCAAGCAACAGAGGAATTATTACATGATGCTCGTCTTAAAGGTGATTTAGTGATTGCTTCTTTCTTTGCGTCGGACAAAGATAAAGCAAGGAAAGAGGAGCGAGATGGATTATTTCAGAAGTATTTTAAATGGCGGCGAAGTCCAGATGAGAGTGCAGAGGTTTTAAGTATTAGTAAAAAATTGCGGCAAACAGATAAACCTGTAAAGGCGTTTAATTGGGAAATTGAATTTCCAGAGGTATTTGATAGAGAAAATCCAGGATTTGATGCAATTGTGGGTAATCCACCATTTGCGGGTAAGAATACAGCGATAAATGCCCATATGGATGGATATATGGATTGGTTGAAAGTGGTTAACTCAGAATCACATGGAAATTCTGATTTAGTCGCTCACTTTTACCGCAGGGCGTTTGCGCTTTTACGAAAATCAGGTTGTTTTGGTTTGATTGCTACAAATACTATTGCTCAAGGTGACACTCGTAGCACTGGGTTGAGATATATCTGTGAAAATGACGGTACTATTTACAATGCCCAAAAACGGTTAAAGTGGCCTGGTTTAGCCGCCGTTGTTGTGAGTGTGGTTAATGTTATTAAGGGTGATTATCAAGGTAAAAAGCTGTTAGATGGACGTGAAGTTGATTTAATTTCTGCATTTTTATTTAAGTCGGGTGGTAATAATAACCCTGCTGTGTTATTAGCAAATGCTGATAAAAGTTTTCAAGGTAGCATTGTACTGGGTATGGGTTTTACATTTGATGATTCCAACCCTGACGCTACACCTATTGCAGAAATGCACCATTTGATTGAAAAAAATCCAAAAAATCAAGAACGAATTTTTCCTTATATAGGTGGGGAAGAGGTTAACTCTAATCCAACTCATGAACATCATCGGTATGTGATTAACTTCTTTGATATGAGCGAAGATGAAGCATGGGAGTATCCAGATTTGATTCAGATCGTTAAGGAAAAAGTTAAGCCTGAACGGGATACCCAAAAGCGAGATGCTCTTCGTATTAAATGGTGGCAATATGCAGAGAAAAGGCCTGGTTTAGTAAAAGCGATCGCACCTCTTGAACAGGTGTTAGTCAGACCAAGAACTAGCAAGCATCATGCTTTTACATTCTTACCAAATCGAATGGTCTATAGTGAAAACTTAGTAATTCTAGCCTTGTCTGATGCTTGCTTTCCAGTTATTCATAGTCGGGTTCATGAAATTTGGGTAGGCTTTACCTCATCAACACTAGAAGATAGACAAGGTTATCGTTCATCAGACTGCTTTGAAACCTTCCCCTTCCCCAAAAACTGGGAAACAAACCCCACCCTAGAAGCCATAGGCAAAGAATACTACGAATACCGCGCCGCCTTAATGGTTCGCAACAACCAAGGACTCACCGACACCTACAACCGCTTCGACGACCCCGACGAATACGACCCCGAAATCCTCAAACTCCGCGAACTCCACACCGCAATGGATAAAGCAGTCCTCGACGCTTACGGCTGGTCAGATATCCCCACCGACTGCGATTTTATTCTCGACTACGAAGAGGAAGAAGACACAGAAAACAGCAGTGGACGACAAAAGAAAAAACCCTGGCGTTATCGTTGGCGCGAAGAAATCCACGATGAAGTTTTAGCACGCTTGCTTGATTTAAACCAAAAACGCGCCGAAGCAGAAATTTTAGGCGGTAAAGGTGCTGAGAAAGGGAAGGGTAAAGGTAGGAAAACTACAAAAGAAAGTAAAAACAGTAAAAATAAAAATGATACGGTCATTATTCCAGGAATGAACGTAGATTAG
- a CDS encoding DUF2281 domain-containing protein, with protein MTIKEQITQELEKLPEPILQEILNYVQFLQAKYNQQNQVEATNNTVMISTGASLLKHLETIGDWQGDDLQECLEQVISSRGEAKFNYKFNPFD; from the coding sequence ATGACTATTAAGGAACAAATTACACAAGAATTAGAAAAATTACCTGAACCAATTTTGCAAGAAATTTTAAATTATGTTCAATTCTTGCAAGCAAAGTATAACCAGCAAAATCAAGTTGAAGCTACTAATAATACTGTTATGATTTCAACAGGGGCATCTCTTTTAAAGCATTTAGAAACTATTGGTGATTGGCAAGGTGATGATTTACAAGAATGCTTAGAACAAGTAATTTCAAGTCGTGGAGAAGCTAAATTTAATTACAAATTTAACCCTTTTGACTAA
- a CDS encoding type II toxin-antitoxin system VapC family toxin yields MYLLDTNHCSLAILGNTEILTHLAELESSFIATGVIVQGELIDMAERSQKRESNLILVKNFLQGIYIYNIDQETANIYGQIKSDLFKQFAPKEKNKRRKTKITDLGFGENDLWIAAIALQHNLTLVSADSDFKRIQEIKALSVESWLTS; encoded by the coding sequence ATGTACTTACTTGATACTAATCACTGTAGTCTTGCTATTTTAGGCAATACCGAAATTTTGACTCACCTTGCGGAATTAGAAAGCAGTTTTATTGCAACCGGTGTAATTGTGCAGGGAGAGTTAATAGATATGGCAGAACGTTCTCAAAAACGAGAGAGTAATTTAATCCTTGTAAAAAATTTTCTACAAGGTATATATATCTATAATATTGACCAAGAAACAGCAAATATTTACGGTCAAATAAAATCTGATTTATTTAAGCAATTTGCGCCGAAAGAGAAAAACAAGCGGAGAAAAACGAAGATTACTGATTTAGGTTTTGGTGAAAACGATTTGTGGATTGCTGCAATTGCTTTACAACATAATTTAACTCTTGTCTCAGCCGATAGTGATTTTAAACGTATCCAAGAAATCAAAGCATTATCGGTTGAATCTTGGTTGACAAGTTGA